The Drosophila biarmipes strain raj3 chromosome 2L, RU_DBia_V1.1, whole genome shotgun sequence genome has a window encoding:
- the LOC108031560 gene encoding uncharacterized protein LOC108031560, whose protein sequence is MGNHPQTGKLLFLSCLATALLVPLGTLAVGHKDIPLSVGLVHRSKRTMTTICVEITPSSSQDEPYYMCRDPNFGGENVQQNCVEVRNQGAQGEPFYMCREVESTTLGARKRSHPGFSTPLNFHDGIKHDSGHNFPFFPAFDGWSTTNKHDHPARSTTYQDKPHHHPLSQQQQPHAHYRFYGTHLVAPSSAPSVTSYGFPKFSQPIVDSPPTNSPGSLPGPGAAATTPSHDTEEPVQISNVRNKERIVGHNQRRFNFENDILAVTDEVFQRDKLNQELGRPRKQAYPEDQLMRVSLSDTEKPENDPVMKAFYSSLAGAEVVAQAGNKPAYVPIEPTGEMASRYSPYEIQYLGASASPSLSPPPSTYSEAELSNAPNQYCSGHSTSVPTFHCLTQPDKRVSLRSSCPSFQPVIITMPCYGQRQPAPYIDLPRTQPEIARSQSMVIPFGVDQGPIISPFELGFGSGSQFGSPFGMKPQIGAQEYDMEHQVGAPFGMGMRFGMGWNPFGPFGTLNPFNHFNRILGGPTASVLAPKHIQRVFNINHDDKVRLTTETAPHSEAPTAISVKLHFSSSTPTPFTPEHPNPILGTHHDSFEDEDLHEDYKAETTPLPVLEANDSTPEIPGIVSKAADLLKPKQRKRHNSRSIGRISQKQRYLQQL, encoded by the coding sequence ATGGGTAATCATCCACAGACCGGGAAACTGCTGTTTCTGTCATGTCTGGCTACCGCGTTATTAGTACCTTTAGGAACTCTTGCAGTTGGTCACAAAGACATCCCACTTTCTGTTGGGTTGGTACATCGCAGCAAGCGAACCATGACTACGATATGCGTCGAGATTACGCCAAGTAGTTCGCAGGATGAGCCCTATTATATGTGCCGGGATCCTAACTTCGGTGGCGAGAATGTACAGCAAAATTGTGTGGAGGTCAGAAACCAAGGCGCCCAGGGAGAGCCGTTTTATATGTGCCGAGAAGTGGAATCCACAACTCTCGGTGCTAGGAAGCGTTCCCACCCAGGATTTTCGACACCTTTAAATTTTCATGACGGAATAAAACATGATTCCGGTCACAACTTTCCGTTCTTTCCCGCATTTGATGGCTGGTCAACTACCAATAAGCACGACCATCCGGCGCGCTCAACGACATATCAGGATAAGCCCCACCATCATCCTCTTTCTCAACAGCAACAGCCCCACGCCCATTACAGGTTCTACGGAACCCACTTGGTTGCCCCTTCGTCTGCACCTTCAGTGACGTCGTATGGTTTCCCAAAATTTTCTCAACCAATCGTGGACAGTCCGCCAACCAATTCTCCAGGAAGCTTACCTGGACCGGGCGCAGCGGCCACGACCCCTTCGCATGATACTGAAGAACCTGTGCAGATTTCGAATGTCAGAAACAAGGAAAGAATAGTCGGGCACAATCAGCGTcggtttaattttgaaaatgatATTCTGGCCGTGACGGATGAGGTGTTTCAGCGAGACAAGCTCAACCAAGAACTCGGCAGACCAAGAAAGCAAGCCTATCCTGAGGATCAGTTAATGCGGGTGTCCCTGTCAGATACGGAGAAACCCGAAAATGATCCGGTTATGAAAGCTTTTTATAGCAGTTTGGCAGGTGCGGAAGTCGTGGCACAAGCTGGTAACAAACCGGCTTATGTACCAATAGAACCGACGGGTGAAATGGCATCCAGATACAGTCCATACGAAATCCAATACCTAGGAGCCTCTGCTTCACCATCGCTGTCACCACCTCCTTCAACATACTCTGAAGCTGAACTCTCAAATGCCCCCAACCAATACTGCAGTGGACATAGTACCTCAGTTCCCACTTTTCATTGCCTAACTCAGCCGGATAAACGGGTAAGCCTCAGAAGCTCTTGTCCAAGTTTCCAGCCAGTTATTATAACCATGCCTTGCTACGGCCAACGGCAGCCAGCGCCATATATCGATCTGCCGAGAACCCAACCTGAAATAGCAAGAAGTCAATCCATGGTCATTCCCTTTGGTGTTGATCAGGGTCCTATAATAAGTCCATTCGAATTGGGCTTTGGGTCGGGTAGCCAGTTTGGAAGTCCTTTTGGCATGAAACCTCAAATAGGAGCCCAGGAATATGACATGGAACACCAGGTGGGTGCCCCCTTCGGCATGGGAATGCGATTCGGCATGGGTTGGAACCCCTTTGGCCCATTTGGAACGCTTAACCCCTTTAACCACTTCAACAGAATCCTAGGAGGGCCGACTGCCAGCGTTTTAGCACCCAAACACATTCAGCGGGTGTTCAATATTAATCATGACGATAAAGTTAGATTGACCACAGAAACAGCACCGCACTCAGAAGCACCAACCGCAATATCAGTAAAACTGCACTTTTCTAGTAGCACTCCGACGCCTTTCACACCAGAACACCCTAACCCCATTTTGGGCACTCACCATGACAGTTTCGAGGATGAAGACCTTCATGAAGATTACAAGGCGGAGACCACACCCCTCCCGGTATTGGAGGCAAACGATTCCACCCCTGAAATTCCGGGCATCGTAAGCAAGGCTGCGGATCTTCTTAAGCCCAAACAACGCAAGCGGCACAATTCTCGCTCTATTGGACGCATCTCCCAAAAACAAAGATACCTTCAGCAGTTGTAG